A stretch of the Pseudalkalibacillus hwajinpoensis genome encodes the following:
- a CDS encoding KGG domain-containing protein produces MANNSNDKMSREEAGRKGGKKTSREHNKEFYQDIGEKGGEKTAKEHDQEFYQEIGEKGGNKTAQEHDKEFFEEIGEKGGKKTAREHDKEFYQEIGEKGGNQTSKNQDKEFYEEIGKKGGKKSGGNK; encoded by the coding sequence ATGGCTAACAATAGTAATGACAAAATGAGCAGAGAAGAAGCAGGACGTAAAGGTGGCAAAAAAACATCAAGAGAACATAACAAAGAGTTTTATCAGGATATTGGAGAAAAAGGTGGAGAAAAAACAGCAAAAGAGCATGATCAAGAGTTCTATCAAGAGATAGGAGAAAAGGGCGGTAATAAAACGGCTCAAGAGCATGATAAAGAATTCTTCGAGGAAATTGGAGAAAAGGGTGGTAAGAAAACCGCTCGAGAACACGATAAAGAGTTTTATCAAGAAATTGGAGAAAAAGGTGGAAACCAAACATCTAAAAATCAAGATAAAGAATTCTATGAGGAAATTGGGAAAAAGGGTGGAAAAAAGAGCGGCGGAAACAAATAG
- a CDS encoding zinc-binding dehydrogenase: MKGFVHGNEAGQKGLSFKDHIVESEPRKGEVKIKLKAAGLNHRDLFIPDRHDPKDPDVILGSDGAGVVVAVGEGVDEIHEGDEVIINPGLGWEKNSPVPPAGFQIVGFPGDGTFAETIVVPAENAVKKPENLTFEEASVIGLAGLTAYRSLFTRGQLRRGQTVFIPGIGGGVATFLLKFAKAAGARVIVSSRSESKRKAALRLGADRALADEEDWTEAAEDENVDLVIESVGAATFNRSLGVLKKGGTIVIFGSSTGDTIEFDLRSFFYGQYNLLGSTMGSAEEFLEMVSFVNEHSIKPIMDEVYSFDDIQKAFAHLSESSQFGKISLRME; the protein is encoded by the coding sequence ATGAAAGGATTTGTTCACGGCAATGAAGCAGGTCAAAAAGGGCTATCGTTTAAAGATCATATTGTCGAGTCGGAGCCGCGCAAAGGTGAAGTGAAGATTAAACTAAAGGCAGCGGGGTTAAATCACAGAGATCTATTTATACCAGATCGTCACGATCCGAAAGATCCAGACGTTATTCTTGGTTCAGACGGTGCTGGTGTTGTTGTTGCAGTTGGTGAAGGCGTTGATGAGATTCATGAAGGTGATGAAGTGATCATTAACCCCGGTCTTGGTTGGGAAAAGAATTCTCCTGTTCCTCCAGCTGGATTTCAAATTGTAGGCTTTCCAGGTGATGGTACATTTGCTGAAACGATCGTTGTTCCAGCTGAAAATGCTGTGAAAAAGCCAGAAAACCTTACCTTTGAAGAAGCATCTGTCATAGGTTTGGCCGGATTAACGGCGTATCGTTCATTATTTACAAGAGGGCAACTTCGAAGAGGACAAACTGTTTTTATTCCTGGAATTGGTGGAGGCGTAGCAACGTTCTTGCTTAAGTTTGCGAAAGCGGCTGGTGCGAGAGTGATTGTTAGTTCCAGAAGTGAATCTAAGCGAAAGGCCGCTCTTCGACTTGGTGCAGATCGAGCTCTTGCCGATGAAGAGGATTGGACTGAAGCAGCTGAGGATGAAAACGTTGATTTGGTTATTGAAAGTGTCGGTGCAGCTACGTTCAATCGATCTCTCGGAGTACTGAAAAAGGGTGGAACCATTGTTATTTTCGGCTCTTCAACAGGGGATACAATTGAATTTGACTTGCGCTCATTTTTTTACGGCCAATATAACTTGCTTGGCTCAACGATGGGAAGCGCTGAGGAATTTCTAGAGATGGTATCTTTCGTAAATGAACATTCTATCAAGCCAATTATGGATGAAGTCTATTCTTTTGACGATATTCAAAAGGCTTTTGCTCATTTGAGTGAGAGTTCCCAATTTGGGAAAATTTCATTAAGAATGGAGTAG
- a CDS encoding DUF2188 domain-containing protein, with protein MKEFTVAPNKDVTGWYVKIEDVAPTDLYDMRSTAIEKAEEMAKGDSPSRLLILNEQHEVEEERSF; from the coding sequence ATGAAGGAATTTACAGTAGCACCAAATAAAGATGTAACAGGTTGGTACGTTAAAATTGAGGACGTCGCTCCAACAGACCTCTACGATATGCGCTCAACAGCTATTGAAAAAGCAGAGGAAATGGCTAAAGGAGATTCTCCAAGTCGCCTATTGATTTTAAATGAACAGCATGAAGTTGAAGAAGAACGCTCATTTTAA
- a CDS encoding DUF4870 domain-containing protein yields the protein MDNKDVTVPDQTIRQWAMYVHLSALSGYLIPLGHIIGPIILWSIKREDEPFIDDQGKESINFQISMTLYLVIAGILSLVLIGLILLPILLVMHLIFIVIASVKSNQGTLYRYPLTIRFVS from the coding sequence ATGGATAATAAAGACGTAACGGTTCCTGATCAAACAATAAGACAATGGGCTATGTATGTTCATCTCTCTGCATTGAGTGGTTATTTAATTCCTCTGGGACATATTATTGGTCCAATCATCCTCTGGTCAATTAAAAGAGAAGATGAACCGTTTATCGATGATCAAGGAAAAGAGTCCATTAACTTCCAAATAAGTATGACACTCTATCTCGTCATTGCTGGGATCTTAAGTCTAGTCCTTATAGGGCTTATCCTTCTCCCTATTCTACTTGTCATGCACCTTATCTTTATTGTGATTGCATCGGTCAAGTCGAATCAGGGCACTTTATATCGCTACCCCTTAACCATTCGATTTGTATCTTGA
- a CDS encoding AIM24 family protein, protein MNRYSIEEFIQSTEQQDKGEGFFELETPRMLEVNLAGRVWAKSGAMITYNGQIKFEREGILEHGLGKMFKKALTGEGASLMKAEGNGKLYLADSGKKISILHLQHGESISVNGNDLLAFEDGIQWDIKMMKRITGMMAGGLFNVTCQGPGMVAITSHYEPLTIRVTPGKPVITDPNATVAWSGQLQPNFQTDVSLKSFFGRGSGESVQMRFEGEGFVVVQPFEEVYMQNNQG, encoded by the coding sequence ATGAATCGATACTCAATAGAAGAATTTATTCAATCAACAGAACAACAAGATAAAGGGGAAGGATTTTTCGAGTTAGAAACGCCAAGAATGTTAGAAGTTAATCTCGCTGGGCGTGTGTGGGCGAAATCTGGTGCTATGATTACTTACAACGGTCAGATTAAATTCGAGAGAGAGGGAATTCTTGAACACGGCCTCGGGAAGATGTTTAAAAAAGCCCTTACAGGTGAGGGAGCTTCGTTAATGAAAGCTGAGGGAAATGGCAAGTTATATCTGGCGGATTCTGGGAAGAAGATTTCCATCCTACATTTGCAACATGGAGAATCAATTAGCGTAAATGGAAATGATCTACTCGCATTTGAAGATGGCATCCAGTGGGATATCAAAATGATGAAACGAATTACTGGAATGATGGCAGGTGGATTATTTAATGTCACTTGTCAGGGTCCGGGAATGGTTGCTATTACAAGCCATTATGAACCACTTACAATCCGAGTAACTCCGGGAAAACCAGTCATTACAGATCCTAATGCAACGGTTGCCTGGTCAGGTCAATTGCAGCCGAATTTTCAAACGGATGTGTCGCTGAAGTCCTTCTTTGGAAGAGGAAGTGGTGAATCGGTTCAAATGAGATTTGAAGGAGAAGGGTTTGTTGTCGTTCAACCATTTGAAGAAGTATATATGCAAAATAATCAGGGGTAA
- a CDS encoding GNAT family N-acetyltransferase has protein sequence MVFSLNEHEEQLGVKLLDGRPYYLSIEGVDKLKRSPEFDLLLDRLSVALESKEVLHCTVTVEASSELKIQVLENNFFALKSESIEYYKSFHMEKMHFNHNSSITYKLVDERDIKLFLELWQACSEGTLNAPSAHPIEMQYEAMKQEIGEQYKSSCYSVYWNKNLLGVVIPIIEPGTEEEGRLFYMGVLPQQRGKGFGKLLHQLGLFLLQEKGATYYIGSTGIENKPMQQIFQYNDCHPVFHAVTYTKASSEVRNLS, from the coding sequence ATGGTTTTCTCATTGAATGAACATGAAGAACAACTAGGTGTCAAATTACTTGATGGAAGACCTTACTATCTTTCAATCGAAGGTGTAGATAAACTCAAGCGTAGTCCTGAATTTGATTTGTTACTTGATCGATTGAGTGTTGCTCTAGAATCAAAAGAGGTTCTTCACTGTACGGTAACGGTAGAAGCATCCTCCGAATTAAAAATACAGGTGCTAGAAAATAATTTTTTTGCTTTAAAGTCTGAGTCCATCGAATATTATAAAAGTTTTCATATGGAAAAAATGCATTTTAATCACAATAGTAGTATTACTTATAAGCTAGTTGATGAGAGGGATATCAAACTCTTTCTTGAATTGTGGCAAGCATGTTCAGAGGGAACACTTAATGCTCCTTCCGCTCACCCTATCGAAATGCAGTATGAAGCGATGAAGCAAGAAATTGGTGAGCAGTACAAATCTAGCTGCTACTCTGTTTATTGGAATAAAAACCTCTTAGGCGTAGTTATTCCAATTATTGAACCGGGCACGGAAGAAGAAGGTAGACTATTTTACATGGGTGTATTGCCCCAGCAGCGTGGGAAAGGATTCGGAAAGCTATTACATCAGCTAGGTTTGTTTCTTTTGCAAGAAAAAGGCGCAACTTATTATATAGGTAGTACAGGTATAGAAAACAAACCAATGCAGCAAATATTTCAATATAATGACTGTCATCCAGTTTTTCATGCAGTTACGTATACAAAAGCGAGTTCAGAAGTGCGAAACTTATCATAA
- a CDS encoding ATP-grasp domain-containing protein codes for MELDQLEMNQTLQESQPEGKTIPYLTALIGWSLPAIEACDKLNRPFVVVGPPDFKDYAEKHDITFVGWEFDRLNEGSDKLYKQLKALGAEVAVPLYEECVEWAGALNSRFREEPRLFNRSLLLRDKGMMKRKAQMAGIKVGVFEEARDKEDVKRFLKRVNDALLKVDGDKYEPIHCKPLDKAGSVGHRAIDDPADIDALTDTDFPLLMESHLDGQEFSCEVFVHGGKIQFLNITEYVKLGYSNFVPPSPSLEEKRPVIRKAIEQLIEAFEVENGVIHPEYFIMPDGTLHFGEVAARVPGGHIFDLIERAYGFSAYEAQILCSDPNTTEEELRKFFPGEDEAMGYAGCLMVHPHVNYIEELNIPEELEEHQFFEKHDMFTPPQGKVAERVGFGNHYGTIFFFGDDSAEMTRLLVDYEKYDFYL; via the coding sequence ATGGAACTGGATCAACTAGAAATGAACCAGACGTTACAAGAAAGTCAGCCAGAAGGAAAGACAATTCCATATTTAACAGCATTGATTGGATGGAGTCTTCCCGCAATTGAGGCCTGTGACAAGTTGAATCGGCCTTTTGTAGTGGTTGGTCCTCCTGATTTTAAGGATTATGCCGAGAAGCATGACATCACTTTCGTAGGTTGGGAGTTTGATAGATTGAATGAAGGATCAGACAAACTCTATAAGCAACTTAAAGCTTTAGGCGCAGAGGTTGCTGTCCCCCTTTATGAAGAGTGTGTGGAATGGGCAGGAGCTCTGAATTCTCGCTTTAGAGAAGAGCCTAGATTATTTAACCGTTCTCTATTGTTAAGAGATAAAGGAATGATGAAACGAAAGGCACAGATGGCTGGTATTAAAGTAGGTGTTTTCGAAGAAGCAAGAGACAAGGAAGATGTAAAGCGCTTTCTTAAAAGAGTCAACGATGCTCTTTTGAAAGTGGATGGAGATAAATACGAGCCGATTCATTGCAAGCCTTTAGATAAGGCTGGTTCAGTAGGACATCGAGCCATCGATGATCCTGCAGATATTGATGCATTAACAGATACTGATTTTCCTTTATTAATGGAAAGTCATTTGGATGGGCAGGAATTCTCATGTGAGGTTTTTGTACATGGTGGGAAAATTCAATTTCTTAATATAACAGAATATGTAAAACTTGGGTACTCAAACTTTGTTCCCCCTTCTCCTTCTCTTGAAGAGAAGCGTCCCGTTATCCGGAAAGCGATTGAACAATTAATCGAAGCGTTCGAAGTGGAGAACGGCGTGATTCATCCTGAGTATTTCATTATGCCTGATGGCACACTTCACTTCGGAGAAGTAGCTGCTAGAGTACCAGGTGGCCATATTTTTGATCTAATTGAACGCGCTTACGGTTTTAGTGCTTATGAAGCTCAAATTCTATGTAGTGATCCAAATACGACTGAAGAAGAGTTAAGAAAATTCTTTCCTGGCGAAGATGAAGCTATGGGATATGCGGGTTGTTTAATGGTACATCCGCATGTGAATTACATTGAGGAATTAAATATTCCTGAAGAGCTTGAGGAACATCAATTCTTTGAGAAGCATGATATGTTTACTCCTCCACAGGGGAAAGTAGCTGAGCGGGTCGGTTTCGGTAATCATTATGGGACCATTTTCTTCTTCGGAGATGACAGTGCGGAGATGACGCGGTTACTTGTAGACTACGAAAAATATGATTTCTATCTGTAG
- the mnmH gene encoding tRNA 2-selenouridine(34) synthase MnmH — translation MKTITIDEVLERKMLLLDVRTPAEYEKFHIPGAVNLPIFSNEEREIVGTTYKQKGTEAAKELGISLVSPLLPEFYKRAKEITKGEEIAIYCWRGGMRSKSLTVIFDMMGLPCRQLEGGIRSYRQKVTAGLEYFANQTTPYLVLEGLTGTSKTEILNDLEEKGYPVLDLEGLAAHRGSVFGRVDLPERSQKEFEAMLYHRLGEIGETSYYIIESESKRLGNIIIPEFILEGKQKGTRIQVHAPLSYRIRTILNTYHPEHHHEEITGAINKIEKRFSNEDKEVIADALAENDYALIVERLLIYYYDPRYEYKAYENEGNIINLTYDSLEEGTKLVQNEVDRFEIKLRSEGEKVSL, via the coding sequence ATGAAAACAATAACAATCGATGAAGTTTTGGAAAGAAAGATGCTCTTATTGGATGTTCGTACACCGGCAGAATATGAAAAGTTTCATATCCCAGGTGCTGTGAACCTACCTATTTTCTCTAATGAAGAAAGAGAAATTGTCGGAACAACATATAAGCAAAAAGGAACTGAAGCAGCGAAGGAATTAGGGATTTCTCTTGTTTCGCCCTTACTTCCTGAGTTTTATAAACGAGCGAAGGAAATAACAAAAGGTGAAGAAATTGCTATTTACTGCTGGCGAGGAGGAATGAGAAGTAAAAGTTTGACAGTTATTTTTGACATGATGGGACTGCCATGCCGACAGCTAGAAGGAGGTATTCGTTCCTACAGACAAAAAGTGACGGCTGGTTTAGAATACTTTGCGAATCAGACGACACCCTATCTTGTTTTGGAAGGACTAACCGGTACATCTAAAACTGAAATACTTAATGATTTAGAAGAGAAGGGTTATCCTGTTCTTGATCTTGAGGGACTTGCAGCTCATCGAGGTTCTGTATTTGGAAGAGTTGATTTGCCTGAAAGAAGTCAAAAAGAATTTGAAGCCATGCTGTACCATAGATTAGGAGAAATTGGAGAAACGTCTTATTACATCATTGAATCTGAAAGTAAGCGACTTGGAAATATTATCATTCCAGAGTTTATTTTAGAAGGCAAACAAAAAGGGACGCGTATACAAGTCCACGCCCCGCTTTCTTATCGAATTCGTACGATCTTAAATACGTATCATCCTGAACATCATCACGAAGAAATCACAGGAGCTATTAACAAAATTGAGAAGCGATTTTCGAATGAAGATAAAGAAGTAATTGCCGATGCTCTTGCTGAGAATGACTATGCCTTGATTGTTGAACGGCTCCTGATTTATTATTATGATCCTCGTTATGAATACAAAGCATATGAGAACGAAGGTAACATTATTAACCTAACGTATGATTCACTTGAGGAAGGAACTAAACTTGTCCAGAATGAAGTAGATCGCTTCGAGATTAAGCTTCGATCAGAAGGCGAGAAAGTTTCGCTTTAA
- a CDS encoding Dabb family protein produces the protein MIEHVVLFKFSEETTMDQKEEGMRRLIEVKEKIPGIIDIQAGNNFTDRSQGYESALTVRFESKEALEAYGPHPAHQEVVAYLKEVGMRDVLALDFECL, from the coding sequence GTGATTGAACACGTTGTTTTATTTAAATTCAGTGAAGAAACGACTATGGATCAGAAAGAAGAGGGCATGAGAAGATTAATTGAAGTGAAGGAGAAAATTCCTGGAATTATTGACATTCAAGCAGGAAATAACTTCACCGATCGTAGTCAAGGCTACGAAAGTGCTCTAACGGTTCGGTTTGAATCAAAAGAAGCACTAGAAGCATACGGTCCACACCCGGCGCACCAAGAAGTAGTCGCATACTTGAAAGAGGTTGGAATGAGAGATGTCCTTGCACTAGATTTTGAATGTCTATAA
- a CDS encoding DUF948 domain-containing protein — MVIVYISIAIVVLSLIYLGYIALQNFKETKKSLNDLSETAARFQEKVDKITEETNQLTATTTTISEGIQSKKETVQGVIQVAKGTPEPFKNLVSSIKNTPNPQREARDSQLTEIGDQLVDLLGRYRLKRKSKHAE, encoded by the coding sequence ATGGTTATCGTTTACATTAGTATTGCAATCGTAGTTCTTTCACTTATTTACCTGGGATACATAGCCCTTCAAAATTTCAAAGAAACCAAAAAATCTTTAAATGATTTATCTGAGACCGCAGCGAGGTTTCAAGAAAAAGTAGATAAAATTACTGAGGAAACAAATCAATTAACAGCGACCACTACAACCATTTCTGAAGGCATCCAATCGAAAAAAGAAACTGTTCAAGGCGTTATTCAAGTTGCCAAAGGCACACCTGAACCCTTTAAAAACCTTGTTTCATCAATTAAAAACACGCCAAATCCGCAGCGTGAAGCAAGAGATTCACAGTTAACTGAAATTGGTGATCAACTTGTTGACTTATTGGGAAGATATCGTCTTAAACGGAAATCAAAACATGCGGAGTAA
- a CDS encoding ATP-dependent Clp protease ATP-binding subunit: MLCDHCQQNQASVQLNVQMNQNKKQVHLCSTCYAKVMNGQTASSPKGQMDEFFQSFMNQSGQHGFNAQQEGPQTEFGNGKGGLLDDLGRNLSDAAKAGLIDPVIGRENEVSRVIETLNRRNKNNPVLIGEAGVGKTAIAEGLALRITEGNVPSKLKNKEIYLLDVASLVSNTGVRGQFEERMKQLISELQSRKNVILFVDELHQIVGAGSAEGSMDAGNILKPALARGELQLIGATTLKEYRQIEKDAALERRFQPVMVNEPTVDEAIEILKGLQSKYEDYHEVKYTDEAIKACVTLSNRFIQDRFLPDKAIDLMDEAGAKLNLTFAESSHDEIQQRLTEIAAEKNKAAEAEDYERAAKLRTEELQLEEQLEQTLKNKSSVNHLVSLEEIQHIIEGKTGIPVRKLREDEQTKMKNLADRLNAKVIGQEDAVNRVAKAIRRSRAGLKRQNRPIGSFLFVGPTGVGKTELSRSLAEEMFGDREAMIRLDMSEYMEKHSVSKLIGSPPGYVGHEEAGQLTERVRRKPYSIILIDEVEKAHPDVQNMFLQILDDGRLTDSQGRTVSFKDTVIIMTSNAGTSERRITVGFESAESYTDVMESLGGYFRPEFLNRFDGIIPFKSLEQSSLVTIVDLMIEDLDESLEEQNISLTISDEAKEKLASLGYNPQFGARPLRRVIEEHVEDGIADILVDEGDLQSVTVEVVEDKLVVSKEK; the protein is encoded by the coding sequence ATGCTTTGTGATCATTGTCAACAAAATCAAGCATCGGTTCAACTTAATGTCCAGATGAATCAGAATAAGAAACAAGTACACCTTTGTAGTACGTGTTACGCAAAAGTGATGAATGGTCAAACTGCATCATCACCAAAAGGTCAAATGGATGAGTTCTTTCAATCCTTTATGAACCAATCAGGTCAACATGGATTTAACGCACAACAGGAGGGGCCGCAAACCGAGTTTGGAAATGGAAAAGGTGGCTTACTTGATGACTTGGGACGAAATCTTTCTGACGCCGCAAAAGCTGGATTAATTGATCCGGTTATCGGGAGAGAGAATGAAGTATCGAGAGTGATTGAGACGTTAAACCGCCGAAATAAAAACAACCCTGTCTTGATTGGGGAAGCTGGTGTCGGGAAGACAGCCATAGCGGAAGGCCTTGCTCTTCGGATAACAGAGGGCAATGTCCCTTCTAAGCTAAAAAACAAAGAAATTTATTTACTTGATGTAGCTTCACTCGTTTCAAACACAGGTGTTCGTGGCCAATTTGAAGAGCGGATGAAACAGTTAATTTCTGAGCTTCAAAGTAGAAAGAATGTTATTTTGTTCGTGGATGAACTACATCAAATCGTTGGAGCTGGATCTGCTGAAGGCTCAATGGATGCAGGTAACATTTTGAAACCAGCGTTAGCTAGAGGTGAACTTCAGTTAATTGGGGCAACGACTCTTAAAGAGTATCGCCAAATTGAGAAAGACGCAGCGCTTGAGCGTCGCTTCCAACCAGTTATGGTTAATGAGCCAACTGTAGATGAAGCCATTGAAATTCTGAAAGGTTTGCAGTCTAAGTATGAAGACTATCATGAAGTCAAGTACACAGATGAAGCCATTAAAGCATGTGTAACATTGTCTAATCGTTTCATTCAAGACCGTTTCTTACCAGATAAAGCGATCGACTTAATGGATGAAGCAGGAGCAAAATTGAACTTAACGTTTGCAGAGTCTAGCCACGATGAAATTCAGCAACGTCTAACAGAAATAGCTGCTGAAAAAAATAAAGCAGCCGAAGCAGAAGATTATGAGCGTGCTGCCAAGTTAAGAACTGAAGAATTACAGCTTGAGGAGCAGCTTGAGCAAACGCTGAAAAATAAATCAAGTGTGAATCATTTAGTGTCTCTTGAAGAGATTCAACACATTATAGAAGGAAAAACAGGTATTCCAGTACGGAAACTTCGCGAAGATGAACAAACGAAAATGAAAAATCTTGCGGATCGACTTAATGCGAAAGTAATTGGTCAGGAAGATGCCGTAAATAGAGTCGCTAAAGCGATTCGCAGAAGTCGTGCCGGATTGAAACGTCAAAATCGCCCAATAGGTTCCTTCTTATTCGTTGGACCAACAGGAGTCGGTAAAACAGAGCTATCCCGATCACTTGCAGAAGAAATGTTTGGTGATCGTGAAGCCATGATCCGTCTTGATATGAGTGAGTATATGGAAAAACACTCTGTATCTAAGTTAATCGGCTCGCCTCCTGGTTATGTTGGTCATGAAGAAGCTGGGCAATTAACCGAGCGAGTAAGACGTAAGCCATATAGCATCATATTAATTGATGAAGTTGAAAAAGCTCATCCTGATGTTCAAAATATGTTCTTACAAATTCTTGATGATGGACGTTTAACTGATAGTCAAGGTAGAACTGTTAGCTTTAAAGATACGGTTATTATTATGACAAGTAATGCTGGAACATCAGAGCGCAGAATTACAGTTGGTTTTGAATCAGCTGAAAGCTACACGGATGTGATGGAGAGTCTTGGTGGTTACTTTAGACCCGAGTTCTTGAATCGATTTGATGGAATTATTCCATTTAAATCACTCGAACAATCCAGCCTCGTTACAATCGTTGATTTAATGATTGAAGATTTGGATGAGAGTCTCGAGGAACAGAATATTTCTCTTACAATTAGCGATGAAGCGAAAGAGAAGTTAGCTTCACTTGGCTATAATCCGCAGTTTGGTGCGCGACCACTTCGCAGAGTGATCGAAGAACATGTTGAAGATGGTATTGCCGATATACTAGTGGATGAAGGAGACCTTCAGTCAGTTACAGTTGAAGTTGTAGAAGATAAACTCGTCGTATCAAAAGAAAAATAA
- a CDS encoding DUF1836 domain-containing protein, producing the protein MRDFYLTRTEMGNILQTIRAEEKPDEILLRAMKRSGKGRTEIPAIFDKLLKVTEGAFGLSINEIVTLGNQLEYASFRSTAVQNWVKRDIKEWIGPPQLGKKYAIEQAAILFIVEDLKNTHDFESIRLLLKFAFNNPADRNDDLIDPLIFYTAYSQLFEVIHTKIKPSKEEFKKKSIELSNVFHEVTENQKKDIEKLLISAALSVQAAYYQTLSKQYLDDVWK; encoded by the coding sequence ATGAGAGACTTTTATTTAACTAGAACTGAAATGGGAAATATTCTTCAAACGATTCGCGCAGAGGAAAAGCCAGATGAAATTTTATTGAGAGCGATGAAAAGGTCCGGAAAAGGAAGAACAGAAATACCAGCTATTTTTGATAAGTTATTGAAAGTGACTGAAGGTGCTTTCGGCTTATCTATTAATGAAATTGTGACGCTTGGTAATCAGCTAGAGTATGCAAGTTTCCGATCCACTGCTGTTCAAAATTGGGTGAAAAGAGATATTAAAGAATGGATTGGTCCACCACAATTAGGTAAGAAATACGCAATAGAACAAGCGGCAATTTTATTTATTGTAGAAGATTTAAAGAATACGCACGATTTTGAAAGCATCCGCCTTCTATTGAAATTTGCTTTTAATAACCCGGCGGATCGAAATGATGACTTAATCGATCCATTAATCTTTTATACTGCGTACTCGCAGCTTTTTGAAGTGATTCATACGAAAATAAAACCTTCAAAGGAAGAGTTTAAAAAGAAGTCAATTGAGTTGTCTAATGTTTTCCATGAAGTAACGGAAAATCAAAAAAAAGATATTGAGAAACTACTTATTTCTGCCGCACTCTCTGTTCAAGCTGCTTACTATCAAACGTTGTCGAAGCAATATCTTGATGATGTTTGGAAATAA